The Actinomycetota bacterium sequence TCGGGCGGCGCACCGAATCGTGGCGACGTACGACGACGAGTCGCTCGAGATGGCGACTGCCGCGCTGGAGGGACACGTGGCGTGGCTGGAGGTCATGCCTGCGCTGCCGGTCGAGTACCGGATCCTGGACCTGGACCCGGATCCCGTCCCCCACGGGGCGGAAGGGCTGGCCTACGGGGCCGCTGGAGCGGCGTTCATGGCCTGGTCCCTGTCCCGAAACTTCGACGAAGAGCTCCTGCGGGCTTCGGTGGCCGAGAAGCTGGGGTGGGACGCCATGCAGCTCCTGTTCCCGCCATCCACCACCGAGCCGCCCGTGGCCATCCCGGGGAGGCAGGGAGGGCCGGCCTCCCGACGCTCCGCCATGGACATCCTCAGGCAGACCCCGCTGCCGCCTCCGGGGCAGGGCTCCAACAACTGGGTGGTGGCCGGGTCGCGGACGGCGTCCGGCAAGCCGCTGCTGGCGAACGACCCGCACCTCCAGCTCCAGACGCCGTCCATCTGGTTCGAGTGCCACCTCTCGGCGCCCGGGTACGAGGCCTCCGGGGTGACCCTCCCCTTCGCCCCGGGCATCGTGATCGGGCACACCCCGCACCACGCGTGGGGCCTCACCAACACCGAGGGCGACGTGCAGGACCTATACCTGGAGCGGCTGTCGGACGACGGCACCGCCGCCCTGTACCAGGGGAAGTGGGAGCCGCTGATCATCCACCGTGAGGAGATCGAGGTCCGGGGTGGCGACACCGACGTCCTGGAGGTTCGGGAGACCCGCCACGGGCCGATCCTCGACTCCTACCTGATCGGCATAGCCACGCCCCAGGTGGTCGAGGGTGGGATCACCGAGACCTACGCCCTGCGGTGGGTGGGCGCGGATCACGCCGTCCAGCCCAGCACGCTGCTACGGGTGGCCCGGGCCCGCAGCTTCCAGGAGTTCCGGGACGCAGCCCGGGGGTGGGAGTGCCCCGGCCAGAACATGGTGTACGCGGACGTCGATGGGAACATCGGGTATCAGTGTTCCGGTCTGTATCCCTTGCGGCGCAAGGGCGACGGGACCGTGCCGGTCCCCGGATGGACCGACGAGTACGAGTGGGACGGCTGGATCCCGTTCGAGGAGCTCCCGCGGTCGGAGAACCCCGAGGAGGGGCTCCTGGCCACCGCCAACCACCGCGTCCACGAGGACTCCTACCCGTTCCTGATCACGAAGGACTTCATCCCGCCATTCCGGGTGCGGCGGATCGTGGAGATGCTCACGGCGACCGAGAAGCACACGCGGGAAACCTTCGGTCGGATCCAGCGCGACACCGTGTCCATCGCGGCCCGCGAGGCGCTGCCGCTGCTGGTGGACGTGGAGCCGGCGGACGAGCGGCAGAAGGAAGCCCTGGCGTACCTGGCCGGATGGGACGCCGACATGGCGGTCGACTCCACGCCGGCGGCCATCTACCAGGCCTGGGGGAAGCACCTGGCGAACGAGGTCCTGGCGCCGGCGCTCGGCCCCGAACTGTTCGCCCACTACTACGCCCACCGGCAGTGGGACAGCGAGTTCATGTACCGGGTCCTCCCGGCGATGCTGCGGTACCCCACGGCCCGGTGGTTCGGGGCCGATGGCCGCGAGGCCCGCGACGAGGTCCTCCGCCGGGCCCTGGGCAGAGCGCTGGACGAGCTGGCGTCGGCGTTCGGCGACGACCTGTCCGCCTGGCGATGGGGGGCCCTGCACAAGGCCGTGTTCGCCCACCCGCTGTCCCTGCTGCGCGGCATGGAGGAGCTGTTCGTGGCCGGCACGGAGGAGGTCGGCGGCGACGAGCACACCGTGGCCGCGGCCGGGTTCGAGCCGGGCGTGGGGTTCCAGGTGGTGAGCGGGTCCTCGTGGCGACACGTGATCGACCTGTCGGATCTCGACCAGTCCGTGGGCATGCACACCACCGGCCAGTCGGGGAACCCGGCCTCCGAGCACTGGAACGACTTCATCGGGCCCTGGGCCCGCGGCGAGTACCATCCGCTGCCGCTGTCGCGTCCCGCCGTGGAACAGCACGGGGAGCACCGGCTCACTTTGGAGCCGGGCTAGGACGGACGAGATAGGTACTATCTGTCCCGATGCCGAGGTCGAAGTCGAAGCGGCGCCGCTACCAGCCGCCGCCCAAGAAGAAACCCAAGCCGTCGCCCCGGTGGGTCGGCGCGATCATCCTGTCCCTGCTGTTCGGAGGGGCCGCCATCATCGTGATCAACTACCTCGGCATCATGCCCGGCACCCATGGCACCGCCTCGAACTTCTGGCTGTTCTTCGGCCTCGGGGGCATCGCCGTCGGGTTCCTCGGGGCCACGCAATGGCGCTGACGCGAACAGAAACAACACGCGTGTAATTATCCCCATCGGATTTCCCCACGGTGGACGGCGGATGACCGCGGGTGTGGACAGCCCGGTGGATATCCTGTGGACATGCCGCTGTACGAGTACCGCTGCGGGTCCTGCGGGCACCGCCTCGAGCTGATCCAGCGGATGGGCGAGGCGGCGCCGGGCCCGTGCCCCGAGTGCGGGGGCGAGCTGAAGCGGGTGTACGGGCGGGTGGCGGTGCGGTTCTCGGGCTGGGGGTTCTCCAAGACCGACGCCCTGCTGCCGGAGGGCCGGCGGCGCAATCGAGACTTCAAGCAACTCCAGGAGAAGGCCCGGGAGATCACCGAGGGCCGCTGAGCAGGGGGAGGGACGAATGCGAGGGCTTCGACGGGGGCACGTTCGGCGTGCCGTCACGATCGCCAGCAGCAGCGCGGTGATGGCGCTGTCGATCGGAGGGCTCGGACCGGCCGGCCACGCGTCGGCCCGAAGCCCGTTCCATCTCGATCGGGCCCGCCCCGCGGCTGTGGAAGGTTCTCCCAGGAGCACCGCCGCCGCCCGGCAGCTTCACCGCCGCGGCTACCTGGTCCCCGACCCCGCCGCCTTCTCCCGGGCCAAGGCCCTGGCCGCTCGCGGCGTTCCCAAGACCCCGGCGGCGGCGGCTTCAGGCCAGGCTCCGGCCGACAGCGCGCCGGTCCTCGAACGGTCCTGGAACGGCGTGTTCGACCCAACCGGCTCCCCCTCCGACTCGAACGGCGCCATCGGCCCTGACCGCTACGTGGAGGTCGTCAACACGAAGTTCGCCATCTACAGCCGCACGGCCAACGCGCCCCTGTCGACCGGAACCCTGGCCAAGCTGGGCGGGCTCTCGGATAAGGAAAACTTCTTCCTGACCGACCCGGAGGTGATCTGGGACCCTGGCACCCAGCGCTTCTACTACGTGGTGCTGGACGCCGACGTGGCCTACCGGAACCTCACGAACGGGTTCGACTTCCTGTTCGGCTTCTCCAAGACCTCCTCGCCGGGCGGCGCCGGGGACTGGTGCAAGTACACGGTGGGCGTGGGCTACGACGACCCCTCGTCGTTCAGCGCGATCCTCCCGGACCAGCCCCACCTCGGGGACAGCCAGTCGCTCGTGTTCTGGGGCGTGAACGACTTCGACCTGGGGCGCAGGAACCAGCCCTACGTCGGCTCCGACGTGGACTGGGTCACGAAGCCACCGCCGGGCCCCGACTGCCCGGCATCCGACAGCTTCCAGGTGGGCGTGGCCGGAAACCTGCACAACCCGGACGGCTCCCGGGCCTGGACCCCGGTGGGGGTGAACCAGACCGACACCGATCCCACGGGGTGGGTGGTCGCGTCGAAGTCTGTTTCCAGACCCCACTCGTCCGGGAGCTTCGTCTCCCTGTTCTCCGTCACCGCGGCCGTCGACGGGAGCGGCGTGGTCTCGCCGGGCCGGTCCGTCCCGGTGAGCCAGTACCGCATCCCCCCGGACGCCCCGGAGGCCAACGCGTCCCCGGCCAGGCTGGCCACACAGGACGCCCGGCTGCTCCAGGCGGTGTCGGCGGTGGACCCGGCCCACGGTGGGGTGAACGCGATCTGGACCGAGCACACCGTGGCCGGCGGCGCGGGCAGCGCGATCGACTGGTACGAGATCGAGCCCACCGGCCATGCCCTGCTCCAGTCGGGACGTGTCTCGAACCCCACCCTGTTCGCGTTCAACGGCGCCATCGCGCCCGACCGGCTGGTGTCGCCGGCCGGCTCGGCGTTCGGGGACACCATGGTCCTGGGCTTCAACACGTCGTCGGCCGCCACCGACTCGGCCATCTTCATGGTGGACAAGACCCCGACGGATCCCCAGTCGGCCTGGACCCTGGTGAAGCAATCTCCCGGCCCGAACCTGGACGCCACGTGCTTCTTCGGCACGCGGCTGGGCTCCTGCCGGTGGGGCGACTTCATGTCCGCCTCGCCCGACCCCGGCGCGGACCCCACCCAGCTCCACGGGGCAGTGTGGCTGACTGGCATGTGGAACGCGGCCACCCGTTCAGGGAAGAAGCTGAAGGCCGTGGACTGGCGGACCTGGAACTGGGAGGCCATGCAGGCGTCG is a genomic window containing:
- a CDS encoding penicillin acylase family protein, whose translation is MSDWVDALKEQAREALPQVEGTLRVKGLHGPVEVVRDRWGVPHIYAQDLHDLFFAQGFVVASERLFQLDFLLRFSNGRLSTMFSQMAVAIDRFARTVGLNRAAHRIVATYDDESLEMATAALEGHVAWLEVMPALPVEYRILDLDPDPVPHGAEGLAYGAAGAAFMAWSLSRNFDEELLRASVAEKLGWDAMQLLFPPSTTEPPVAIPGRQGGPASRRSAMDILRQTPLPPPGQGSNNWVVAGSRTASGKPLLANDPHLQLQTPSIWFECHLSAPGYEASGVTLPFAPGIVIGHTPHHAWGLTNTEGDVQDLYLERLSDDGTAALYQGKWEPLIIHREEIEVRGGDTDVLEVRETRHGPILDSYLIGIATPQVVEGGITETYALRWVGADHAVQPSTLLRVARARSFQEFRDAARGWECPGQNMVYADVDGNIGYQCSGLYPLRRKGDGTVPVPGWTDEYEWDGWIPFEELPRSENPEEGLLATANHRVHEDSYPFLITKDFIPPFRVRRIVEMLTATEKHTRETFGRIQRDTVSIAAREALPLLVDVEPADERQKEALAYLAGWDADMAVDSTPAAIYQAWGKHLANEVLAPALGPELFAHYYAHRQWDSEFMYRVLPAMLRYPTARWFGADGREARDEVLRRALGRALDELASAFGDDLSAWRWGALHKAVFAHPLSLLRGMEELFVAGTEEVGGDEHTVAAAGFEPGVGFQVVSGSSWRHVIDLSDLDQSVGMHTTGQSGNPASEHWNDFIGPWARGEYHPLPLSRPAVEQHGEHRLTLEPG
- a CDS encoding cell division protein CrgA, which gives rise to MPRSKSKRRRYQPPPKKKPKPSPRWVGAIILSLLFGGAAIIVINYLGIMPGTHGTASNFWLFFGLGGIAVGFLGATQWR
- a CDS encoding zinc ribbon domain-containing protein; translated protein: MPLYEYRCGSCGHRLELIQRMGEAAPGPCPECGGELKRVYGRVAVRFSGWGFSKTDALLPEGRRRNRDFKQLQEKAREITEGR